Genomic window (bacterium):
ATCCAGCTGCCCGAGGGCGGCGCCCCCGTGCGCGGCGGCGCGACCATCGCCGCAGGCTTCGACGACGCGCCCGGCCTCGTCCTGGACTGGACGCCCCGGGAAGGCGGCGTGTCCGCCGCGGGCGACCTGGGCTGGACCTGGGGGCGCTACACGGCGACCTGGCCGGAGGAGGACGAGGCCTCCCCCGCCTCGACCGGCAAGTACCTCAACGTCTGGATCCGCGAAGAGGGCGAATGGCGCGTCCTGGTGGACATGGGCAACAGCGATGTCCTGGAGGAGTGAACCGACCTAGCCGCCCGTGAGCACGAAGGCCGCCCACAGGGCGGGATGGGCCAGGTCGAGGCCGTCGCGGGTACCTCCGCGGATCATGCCGCGCTTGGTCGCGGCCAGGGCGCTGGCGCTCGCGGTTCCGGCGGCGAGTCCCCCATAATAATCGGACATGAAGGCGGCGGCGCCGAGGCCGGGTATGTCCCACAGGGCGGACACGACGCCGCGCGCGCCCGCATACAGGAAGGCGCGCGTCAAGCCGACCAGGCCCTCGCCGTCGATCTGCTCGCCCAGGGCCGACGAGCAGGCGGACAGGGTCACCTGCGCGCAGTCCAGGTCGAGGGCGAAGATCTCCGAGACGCTCAGGAATCCGTCGTCCCCGCCGTCGGGGTCGGCGGACAGGGCGAGGCCCGAGTACTGGGGGCTCTGCTCGTTGAAGAGGCCGTGGGCCGAGAAATGCAGGTAGCGGCAGCCGAGGGACAGGGGAGATGCGGCCAGGGCCGCGACCGAGGCGTCGCCGTGGCGGTGGAGGATGAAGGGCTCGAACCCTGTTGCCGCCAGAGCCTCGATTTCCTCGTCCGCGTGGGGCACCGGGCGCAGCCCCGAGGCTCCGGCCACGCGCGCGAAGACGCTCTGTTGTTCCGGGGCGGCTTGGATCGGATCCGCCACGACCATCAGACCGCCGGCGGACGACGGGAACCCGGGCGACGCGCGCAGCCGTTGCAGGGCGCTCACCGAGGGGGCGTAGGCGACCTCCTTCTCCAGCACCAGAAACGGCAGCGACGAGAAGCGGGCGCCGCCGCCGTCGCGTACCGGCAGGGCCTCGAAGGGGAGGTAGTGCAGGGCCCCGTCCGGCACGATCAGCACGCGCGAGGCGCCGGTCAGCTCCTCCGTCACGGGATCCAGCAGGAGACGCGCCAGCTCCCGCGCCGCCGGCGCGTAGTAGGCCGCCTCGGCGCCGGTGACGTTGTAGTCGCGCAGCATCGGCAGCAGGTCGCGCACGCGCCGCTCGAGTTCCTCGCGCGCGGGCAGGTCCAGCATCCGGAAGCCGTCCCGGGTGACCGCGAAGAGATGCGATTCCTCCTTGCCGAGCTGGTACTCGAGCAGCAGTTCGCCCTCGTGGAGCACTTCGCCCTGCGCCTCGGCCAGGGTGCAGGGGTGCGGGTAGCGCAGTTCGGCGTAGCGCGGGTCGGCCTCGCGCAACTCGGCCTCGAGCACGTCCAGGCGGCTCTCCAGTCGCGCTATCTCGGCTTCCATGATGGCGGCGCTGTCCGGGTCCGCGGCCTGGAGGCGCTCCTGCAGCGACGCGATGCCGCCGAGGATCTCGGCCTCGCGCTCCTGGTAGCCGGTTCCCGCGCGCACGCGCAGGTCCACCTCCGCCTCGGCCAGCAGATCCAGCAGCGAGCGGGCCTTGGCCATCTGGGCCGTGTCGAAGGCGCGGCGGTCGTGTCCCGACTCCGGCTGTGCCGCGTGCAGGTCGCCCAGCACGCTGATCATCTCCTCGAACGAGCGTCCCACCTGGCTGAAGTAGCCGCTCTGCAGGCCGGCCGAGCCGCCGCTGCGCCGGCGCACCGTGTTGACGATGTCCACGGCCTGTTCCAGGTGCGCCAGGGCCTCGTCGAGGCGCCCCTGCGCGCGGGCCACCTTGGCGCGGCCCAGCAGGGCCGACTCGGTGATGTCGAAATAGCCGGTGGCCTCGGCCACCCCGCCGGCGGCCGAGAGGGCGGCGGCGGCCGCGTCCAGGCGCCCCAGATCCAGCAGGGCGTGGCCCTTGAAATGCAGGGCGTAGGCCTCTTCCAGGGGCAGTTCCCACGCCCGGGCGTAGTCGATGGCCTCGTCGAGCCTGGCCAGCCCCTAGTCGTAGCGCCTGAGCTCGCAGAGGCTCTGGCCCTTGACCTGGAGGATCGAGGCCACGTTGCGGTGGTCGCCGGCGGCGATCATGGCCGCGTGGGCCTCCTCGTAGACCGCGAGCGCCTCCTCGTGCCGCCCCTGGTAGGCCAGGATCGAGCCCGAGTTCAGCAGGTACCAGCCGCGGCGGCGCGGATCGCCGGCCAGCCGCGTGGCCTCGGCGTACTGGGCCAGGGCGTTGTCGTAGTTGCCGATCAGGTAGTCGATGCCCGCGAGGTCGCCCAGGCAGCCGCTGAGGACCTCGTCGGCGCCGATCTCCCGCGCCATGGCCTCGCCGCGATGGAGCATCGACGCGGCGTGTGTCAGCTCTCCCTTGAAGATGTGGATGGTGCCGATGTAGTGGAGGCAGCGGGCCTGCCCGGCCTCGTCGCCGGCGCGGGTGTAGGCGTCCAGGGCCGCTTCGCGATGGG
Coding sequences:
- a CDS encoding CHAT domain-containing protein, which gives rise to MAEATGYFDITESALLGRAKVARAQGRLDEALAHLEQAVDIVNTVRRRSGGSAGLQSGYFSQVGRSFEEMISVLGDLHAAQPESGHDRRAFDTAQMAKARSLLDLLAEAEVDLRVRAGTGYQEREAEILGGIASLQERLQAADPDSAAIMEAEIARLESRLDVLEAELREADPRYAELRYPHPCTLAEAQGEVLHEGELLLEYQLGKEESHLFAVTRDGFRMLDLPAREELERRVRDLLPMLRDYNVTGAEAAYYAPAARELARLLLDPVTEELTGASRVLIVPDGALHYLPFEALPVRDGGGARFSSLPFLVLEKEVAYAPSVSALQRLRASPGFPSSAGGLMVVADPIQAAPEQQSVFARVAGASGLRPVPHADEEIEALAATGFEPFILHRHGDASVAALAASPLSLGCRYLHFSAHGLFNEQSPQYSGLALSADPDGGDDGFLSVSEIFALDLDCAQVTLSACSSALGEQIDGEGLVGLTRAFLYAGARGVVSALWDIPGLGAAAFMSDYYGGLAAGTASASALAATKRGMIRGGTRDGLDLAHPALWAAFVLTGG
- a CDS encoding nuclear transport factor 2 family protein, encoding IQLPEGGAPVRGGATIAAGFDDAPGLVLDWTPREGGVSAAGDLGWTWGRYTATWPEEDEASPASTGKYLNVWIREEGEWRVLVDMGNSDVLEE